One Etheostoma spectabile isolate EspeVRDwgs_2016 chromosome 12, UIUC_Espe_1.0, whole genome shotgun sequence genomic window carries:
- the olfml2bb gene encoding olfactomedin-like protein 2B, which yields MWCGFSLLILCCAVSGLDAREADRSDDPSLRKMLLTEAAERGTPDRDAPSAAKVGSSPRGGEQLSPGTDAPGAEGRAQPTAEPLEDELDNQENIISQLLGDYDKVKTVSSGSDCVCRCIVRPIKRSDCSRIHDSDLASPSRDFYTVETVTKGTDCKKCVCMAPASAVNPCEGEYRFKKLQDASKDDIKLATIIDLLEGSLYGLDLLKLHSVTTKLLTRVDNVEKAFARNFTEKAREKECGKERAKEKKPQQKKKKVNDLERTGQKSGAAAYGDKQKCEVLSQKNPLGSQNDGLEQQQQLTRNKTGTQKPIKDQTEPKQPIKDQTEPKQPIKDQTEPKQPIKDQTEPTQPIKDQTEPKQPIKDQTEPKQPIKDQTEPKQPIKDKNSMIIRGVTFYKAEESYKEEDKEGKGKPTTLSTNVSVDLLISNPLPPTTTFPTKSPGPSTPISTQLDLTTQPTRHANQGPTSLSDINISPPTDASPTAESRPGPKSRLSWTENPADQPKTTKKPAVCKDTLASISEPVQLNSYGLSDGAWMRDARGHGNVIYLTNGHYGNNLLEFRDMDTFKSGQASNSYKLPYSFTGTGHVVFNGAFYYNRAFSRDVIRYDLRHRYVAAWTTLHDALLEEQVHRTQTEVEFAVDESGLWLLYPALDTEGFHQEVILLIHLRPRDLQPIQSFRTGLRRGRYGNSFLVCGVLYAVNSMKDRHANVTYAFDTHTLTHTVPSLAVTNMHAHISQLAYCPLDKKLYAWDNGHQMTYDVVFAY from the exons ATGTGGTGCGGATTCTCTCTGCTGATTTTATGCTGTGCTGTTAGTGGTCTTGATGCTCGAGAGGCGGACAGAAGCGATGACCCCTCGCTTCGGAAGATGCTGTTGACCGAAGCAGCAGAGCGGGGCACTCCGGACAGGGATGCTCCCTCCGCGGCTAAAGTGGGGAGCAGTCCGCGGGGAGGGGAGCAGCTTTCCCCGGGGACAGACGCTCCTGGTGCGGAGGGGAGAGCTCAACCCACCGCCGAGCCTCTGGAAGATGAGCTGGATAACCAAGAGAATATCATTAGCCAG tTGCTGGGCGATTACGACAAAGTTAAGACTGTGTCATCAGGGTCCGACTGTGTGTGTCGCTGTATCGTTCGACCAATCAAACGCTCTGACTGCAGCCGTATCCATGACAGCGACCTGGCATCACCATCCCGGGACTTTTACACCGTGGAGACAGTTACCAAAGGAACAGACTGcaagaagtgtgtgtgcatggctCCGGCTTCAGCCGTCAACCCCTGTGAAGGAGAGTACAGGTTCAAAAAACTACAAGACGCCAGCAAAGACGACATTAAG CTGGCGACTATCATTGACCTGTTGGAGGGCTCTCTGTACGGACTGGACTTGTTGAAGCTCCACTCGGTCACCACCAAGCTGCTGACCAGGGTGGACAACGTGGAGAAG GCTTTTGCCCGTAATTTTACtgagaaagcaagagagaaagaatgtGGGAAGGAAAGAGCGAAAGAGAAGAAGcctcagcagaaaaaaaagaaagtgaatgaTTTGGAGCGTACAGGACAGAAAAGTGGAGCCGCTGCCTATGGCGACAAACAG AAATGTGAAGTTCTGTCGCAGAAGAATCCCTTAGGATCACAGAATGATGGtctggaacaacaacaacagctaacCAGGAATAAGACAGGAACTCAAAAGCCAATCAAAGACCAGACAGAGCCAAAGCAGCCAATCAAAGACCAGACAGAGCCAAAGCAGCCAATCAAAGACCAGACAGAGCCAAAGCAGCCAATCAAAGACCAGACAGAGCCAACGCAGCCAATCAAAGACCAGACAGAGCCAAAGCAGCCAATCAAAGACCAGACAGAGCCAAAGCAGCCAATCAAAGACCAGACAGAGCCAAAGCAGCCAATCAAAGACAAGAACAGCATGATCATCAGGGGTGTGACCTTCTACAAAGCAGAGGAGAGCTACAAAGAGGAGGACAAGGAAGGGAAAGGAAAACCTA CAACCCTATCTACAAATGTATCGGTGGACTTACTGATCTCTAACCCGCTCCCACCTACCACGACTTTCCCCACCAAAAGTCCAGGACCTTCAACCCCTATTAGCACCCAACTAGACCTCACTACACAGCCTACCCGGCACGCCAATCAGGGTCCCACCTCACTCTCTGATATCAACATAAGTCCACCTACTGATGCGTCTCCCACAGCAGAGTCTCGGCCAGGACCCAAAAGTCGACTCAGCTGGACGGAGAACCCCGCTGACCAACCAAAGACCACAAAAAAGCCTG CAGTGTGTAAGGACACATTAGCCAGTATCTCTGAACCGGTTCAGCTGAACTCTTATGGCCTTAGTGACGGGGCCTGGATGAGAGATGCTCGCGGCCATGGCAACGTCATCTACCTTACTAATGGTCACTATGGCAACAACCTCCTGGAGTTCCGAGACATGGACACCTTCAAATCAG GTCAGGCAAGTAATTCATACAAGCTGCCCTACAGTTTCACTGGAACAGGCCACGTCGTGTTTAATGGAGCTTTCTACTACAACCGGGCCTTCAGCAGGGACGTCATCAGATATGACCTGAGACACAGATATGTAGCTGCCTGGACCACTCTGCATGATGCTCTATTGGAGGAGCAAGTTCACAGGACACAAACGGAA GTGGAGTTTGCTGTTGATGAGTCTGGCCTGTGGCTGCTCTACCCCGCTCTGGACACGGAGGGTTTCCACCAGGAAGTAATCCTGCTCATCCACCTGCGCCCCCGAGACCTGCAGCCAATACAGAGCTTCCGCACAGGTCTTCGCCGCGGTCGCTACGGAAACAGCTTCCTGGTTTGTGGCGTGCTTTATGCAGTGAACAGTATGAAGGATCGCCACGCTAATGTGACATACGcctttgacacacacacgctcacacacactgtgccGAGTCTGGCGGTCACgaacatgcacgcacacatctCTCAGCTGGCTTACTGCCCACTAGACAAGAAACTGTACGCGTGGGACAATGGACATCAGATGACGTATGACGTTGTCTTTGCTTATTAG
- the LOC116699039 gene encoding protein Niban 1-like isoform X2 — translation MGASSSGLLDEAKISNIKGLVDSTFQSFSVFYRQQYSAAYIGHLHQEVEPKKEGRGLLLTPEPQPDQEGVLYQGSVKFSCWDEQGKKCRERYAVLKRDYNVEIHENMETFSRGCSPKVVLQPAGGSVFTTEEESRAHLEQTCAGILNGVKEDSSSVVSSADVPAVYLHRPFMGHTCFLFQQEEERDNFLSALKTCIRHGNLDHW, via the exons ATGGGAGCATCTTCCTCTGGCTTGTTGGATGAGGCTAAAATCAGCAACATCAAAG GACTTGTTGACAGTACGTTCCAGAGCTTCAGTGTGTTTTACCGTCAGCAGTACTCTGCAGCCTACATCGGACATTTACACCAGGAGGTGGAGCCTAAGAAAGAGGGGAGGGGCCTATTGCTCACACCCGAG CCTCAGCCTGATCAGGAGGGAGTGCTGTACCAAGGGAGTGTTAAGTTCTCCTGCTGGGATGAGCAGGGGAAGAAATGCAGAGAGAGATACGCGGTCCTAAAAAGAGACTACAATGTGGAGATACATGAAAACATGGAG ACTTTCAGTCGGGGATGTTCACCCAAGGTGGTCCTCCAGCCAGCAGGGGGCAGTGTGTTCACCACAGAAGAGGAGTCCAGAGCTCACCTGGAGCAGACCTGTGCTGGAATACTCAATG gagTGAAGGAGGATTCTTCTTCAGTGGTATCATCTGCAGATGTGCCTGCTGTCTATCTGCACCGGCCTTTTATGGGCCACACCTGCTTCCTGTTCCAACAAGAAGAGGAACGAGATAACTTCCTGTCTGCCCTCAAGACCTGCATAAGACACGGCAACCTTG
- the LOC116699039 gene encoding protein Niban 1-like isoform X1: MGASSSGLLDEAKISNIKGLVDSTFQSFSVFYRQQYSAAYIGHLHQEVEPKKEGRGLLLTPEPQPDQEGVLYQGSVKFSCWDEQGKKCRERYAVLKRDYNVEIHENMETFSRGCSPKVVLQPAGGSVFTTEEESRAHLEQTCAGILNGRVKEDSSSVVSSADVPAVYLHRPFMGHTCFLFQQEEERDNFLSALKTCIRHGNLDHW; this comes from the exons ATGGGAGCATCTTCCTCTGGCTTGTTGGATGAGGCTAAAATCAGCAACATCAAAG GACTTGTTGACAGTACGTTCCAGAGCTTCAGTGTGTTTTACCGTCAGCAGTACTCTGCAGCCTACATCGGACATTTACACCAGGAGGTGGAGCCTAAGAAAGAGGGGAGGGGCCTATTGCTCACACCCGAG CCTCAGCCTGATCAGGAGGGAGTGCTGTACCAAGGGAGTGTTAAGTTCTCCTGCTGGGATGAGCAGGGGAAGAAATGCAGAGAGAGATACGCGGTCCTAAAAAGAGACTACAATGTGGAGATACATGAAAACATGGAG ACTTTCAGTCGGGGATGTTCACCCAAGGTGGTCCTCCAGCCAGCAGGGGGCAGTGTGTTCACCACAGAAGAGGAGTCCAGAGCTCACCTGGAGCAGACCTGTGCTGGAATACTCAATGGCA gagTGAAGGAGGATTCTTCTTCAGTGGTATCATCTGCAGATGTGCCTGCTGTCTATCTGCACCGGCCTTTTATGGGCCACACCTGCTTCCTGTTCCAACAAGAAGAGGAACGAGATAACTTCCTGTCTGCCCTCAAGACCTGCATAAGACACGGCAACCTTG